A region of the Leucobacter komagatae genome:
CAACCAGTCGGGGCGTGCGCACCCGAGCTTCCGCCGTGTGCTACCCCGCTGCCTTGGGTGTTGCCGGAGGCTTCGGGGTGAGTGGACAAGGGCGCTCCGATCGATCTGTGCGACACGCGGTCACCTCGATTTCAGATCTCGCGCTGTTCCACACTAGACTGATCGAGTTCGCTTCGGCGAATGGAGGGCCTGTAGCTCAGCTGGTAGAGCGCCACGTTTACACCGTGGATGTCGTCGGTTCGATCCCGGCCGGGCCCACCGATACACCCCCATCAGGAGACTGGTGGGGGTTTTCTGTTCCCAGAAGCACCGCAGGCGATACTCCAAGCAGCGCCGAAAAAGCGAACAGGTCATTCACGTCAAGAGGCGTCTCCCCTGAGATGCGGCGAGCCACGTAAGGCACACTCAGCCCCATTGCTGCGGACGCTTGCCTCCCAGAGATGCGGCGTCGAGCAAGCTCTGCCGCCAGGTTGTCTGCAACCATCTGAGCGGCGCTTAGCTCGTCCGCATTCCGTGCTGGAAATTGAGATATGTTTGCGTTCATAGCTTCATTGTATCGCTCAGAGTTACAAACCCGCAATGGACATTACGCGTTCGGCGGCGTGTCGAGTGTCACGCTGAGCGTACACTCCCTAAAGTGTCACGCATGGCATTACAAATTCACGTTGAGCGAACGGCGGCAGCGAATGCACGCGCTCAAGCTGCGCGTCAGAAGCTATCGGGCCGCGAGATTGCCAGACGCCTAGACTTCTCGCCCGTCTACGTGAGTCGACGGCTATCAGGTGAGGTCGAGTTCTCTGAGTCCGACCTTCACAGCTTTGCCAGCGTCCTCGGCGTCACGGCAGCGACACTACTTGGGGAGACCCCAGAGTGAGCCTCGAATCCACGGCGCTCGTGTGGGCGCATTCCAAAGCTGACGGCGCTGCACTACTCGCGATTCTGTGCATCGCCGACCACGACGGAGACGGCGGCTCATGGCCCTCGATGGAGACGATCGCACACCGCGCAAGGGTGACCCGCGACACAGCCCGCAAGCTCGTTCGCAAGCTCGAAGCGATGGGCGAGATCGTCACCGACACGAACGGCGGCGGCGGGCTCCGCACAGCATCCCACATGCGCACGAACCGCTACGAAATCACAATCGAGTGCCCGCCGACTTGCGACCACTCGGCCCGCCACCGCGAACGCCCCGAGCCTGTGGATAACACCCCCCAGCCAAATGGAGGGGTCCCCTCCGCGCGGAGGGGTGCCCCCCAGCCGCACGGAGGGGCGAACCATCCATTAACTACCCATCTTGGAAACTCAGAACTAGACCTTGGGGATCTCGGCGGGGACGACCGCGTTTCAAAGTCCGAGAGCGAGGGGCAGGCGGATTACGGTTCGTGGCACCCCGGCGCTCAAGTTGCCGAGGCGATGCGTCAGGCGGCAGTCGAGGCCGACCGTCAGCCGGTGAAGCGCCCCGACTACTCGAAGCCCGCAGGCAAGATCGCGACCACACCACCGGCCCCGACCGTCCCCCGCTTCGATCCCGCCACGATCCCCGCCCGCCCCGAACTCGTGAGCGCCGAACAGCAGAAACTCAACGTCAAAGCCGAGCAGTTCGCCTGCCCTGACGGGTTCGGCACCGGCAAGGGCTCGCGCCATTGGTGCCCGCCTACGGATGCCGCGTGCGTCCGCTGTGGCGCAGACGTAGCCGACATCCTCAATCTCGAAAGTTTGGAGCCTCAGCCATGATCCGATTCACATTCATCCTCGGCCTCGTGTTCGCCGCGTGCGCCGTCGCCGCTTGTCTCCTGGCGGTGACACTGTGAGCATCGAGATTCGCGCCAACGTTCGCCGACTGCCCCGCGTCGGAGGAACGCCCAAGGGCGAGCCTTGGTTCGCAGTCGTCTACACCGTGAGCGACGCCGCCGAGGCTAGACCAGACTGCTATGAGACCACATGGTCAGGTTCGCTGCCCGAGGCTATCCAGGCGGTCTACCTCATGCGCGCCAACATCGAGCGGCAGCTCATGGACGAGGTACACGCGAGCCGAGCAAGCCGTCGCGACCTGCCGCCCGCGTTCCAGCCGTGCAACTGTGAGGAGTGCGCGAGCATCCGCGCCATGCACAAGGCGCTGAACGCATGAGCGCATTCAGCGAGTACGCCGCAGCGAGCGAACACATCACCGCCCTGAACCGTCACACCAGCGTGGCAGACCTCACCGAGTGGTCGCAGTCTGGACTCCTCAAGCTCATCGTTCCAGTCTCGGGCGACATGCTCGCAGTGCTCAAGCGCGGCACCAGGACTCATGCGCGCGAGCGTCGCAAGCACGCGAGGGCGGCACTGTGAGCCGCCACCATCGGGCGCAGAAGTGGAGCACGCACAGCCCGAAGCTGCGAAAGCTCATCGAGCCACAGTTGCCCTTGCGCTGCGTGAACTGCCCGCACGCCGTCATGCCCGGTGACAAGTTCCAGGTCGGTCACATCACCGATGCGATGGACGGCGGCACGCCGACGCTCTCGAACGTTGGCCCATCACATGACTACTGCGAACGCTGCGCGCGGCGCTGCAACCAGAGTGCGGGTGGCAAGCGCGGGGCACGTGTCACGAACGCGCAGCGTCGCACTCGTTCGAACTCATCGAAAGGTATCCGCGCATGGTGAACGTCACCGATACTGAGCGCGCGATTCGTCGCCCGTTTTTTGAGATTGCTCTAGAACCTTCGCCTGGGGGCAGCACGACTTTTCTCCCCCCACTTCAAAAAATCTGGGAGAAGAATCGGGCGCGCGGAATCGCGCCACGGTGGCGCGGAGAACTAGACGATACGCCCGAACTGAGGGCCGAGTTCCTTGTCGGTGCCTCGATGATGGGCTACGAGCTCGTAGACCTCGAAGACCCCGAGCAGCTTGCCGAGCTCGACCTCATGGAACCGCCCCGGCTCCCGCTCCAGCCTCAGCAGCTCCTCATCGCTGACGCCCTCAACGCCGGTACCAAGCGCAACGCTATCGAGGTGCCACGGCGCGCGTCGAAGTCCACGACCGTGTTCTGTTTGCTCCTAGGCCGGTGCGCCATGCGCCCGGGCTATCGCGTCGTGTTCTCCGCACAGACCGGCACCGCTGGCACTGAGATGTTCGAGGAATGGGTCAAAGACGGGCTGGACTACGTGCAGCCACCAGCGGACGCAGACCTGCCGCCGTGGAAGCGGGGTGACCTGCCCCGCCGTGTCTCGCCCGAGCTCGCGAAGTGGGAGCGATTCGGACAGATGCCGCTCTACGGAGACCTCGCACCCGCCGAAGACCAGCCCCGTTCGATGAACACGAGCGGGCGCACGTTCCGCACCCGCGTCGGCAACAGCCGCCCGGGCATCCGCTTCGACAACCACTCGACGTTCCGAGTACTCAAGCCCGAAGCGAGCGCCTACCGAGGCAAGGCCGCAGACGTGTCTTGGCTGGACGAGGCGCAGGAAATCGACCCCGCCGAGAGCAACGCGATTGTCGCGGGCGTGCTCCCACTCATGGACACTCGCCCGGGCTCACAGATCATCGTTTCCGGCACCGCAGGAGAAGCCAAAGCGGGAGCGTTTTGGACGAACTTGGACAGGCTCAGGCGTGGAGACCCCGCGCTCGGCGGCGTGGACTTCGCCATTGACCAGATGACCGACTGGAGCGACATCGAAGACGAAGACCGCGCCATGCAGCTCGTGGAGCGCACGCATCCGGGAGTCGGCACGCTCACGAACATGGAGACCATGCGTGACAACTACCGCGACCCCGCAATGGGTAAACCCCAGTGGGCGCGCGAGTACCTGTCGCTCTGGCCCGACGTGGGGCAAGACGTGGTAATCGACCCGTTGCTCTGGGACGGCACAGCGCTCGAACGCTGGCCGGATCGCCCGGCGCGCGTCGCGTTCGGCATGGACATACGCCCGGGCGGCGGCGCGACCGCCGCTATCTGCGCGGCCTGGCGTGACCGCGAGGGGCGCGCATTCATCGAGCTCGTAGACCACCAGCTCGGCACTGCGTGGCTCCCCGCCCGGCTCCAGTACCTCACCCGGCAGGGCTACCGAGGTAGCTCGGTAGCGTTCGACAAGATCGCCGAGGGCGAAGCCACGTATATCGCGACCCGGTACATCCACCCCCGGCCCAAACTCCAGATGCAGACCTGGAGTGAGACCGCCGCCGGGTGCGTGACATTTATGCGCGAGCTCGAAACCGGCACGCTTCGCCACTACGCATCACAAGGCGCACTCAACGCCGCCGCGCTCGACGCCAAGAAACGCGAGATTCGAGGCAACGACCGAGGCGTGTGGATATTCACAGCCGAACAAGGCAAGGACGTTACGCCCTTGCTCGCAGCGGTGCGAGCGCTCCGCAATTGGGATCAGTACTACGAGCGCGGCTACGAGGCCGAGCAGGCAGGAATCATCAGCGCATGACCAAGAAGACCGGCATCGAATTCGACAAGTCCGACACTGAGGTGTTGCTCGTGTGCCACGACTGCGGCGGTACCTGGCGCGCGTTCGCGTGGACGCTGGCCGAGGCCGAGAAGAGCGCCGAGGCTCACGAAGAACGGGCACACCCAGGCTATACCGGCGGCATTCGCCAACGCCTCGACAAGCGACACGCGAAACGCCGAGAACGCGCAGCAAAGCGTTAATGTCGCGCATCGGGGCATTAGCTCGCAGGTATGGGAATTCTCGACTTGCTCCGCCCCGGCACCGCCGCTCGTAGTCGCTCCACGCGACCCACGGGCGGCGGTGTGCTGTTCCGCTCATCCTTTGCGACGCAGCACCCCAATGAGCTCGTATGGAACGACTATTTCGGGCAGCTCAGCCCCCACGGATCAGCTCGCCCCTACTCGCGTCTCGACGCGCTCCGCGTGCCCGCAATCGCTGCAAGCCGCAACCGCATCATCGAGCACCTAGCAGGGCGTCCACTCGTGGATTACACGCCCGAGGGTCGCGCAGAGCAGCAACCCGCATGGCTCACCCGCACAGACAACGCGCTGGCCATGTCGCCCTACCAGCGCACGGTGGCGATGCTGGACGACCACATCTTCAACGGCGTCTCCGCGTTCGCGGTGAACCGTGACGCAGGCGGCCAAATCACCGAAGCGCTGCACATTCCGTTCGACAGGTGGCACCAGGACGAGTACGGCGTCGTGTTCTTCGACGGCAAAGAGGTGCCCGAAGACCAGGTCATTGTCATTCCGGCTGCACACCCGGGGCTCCTCGTGGCAGGCCGCGACCTCATCGAGGGCGGGCTCGCCCTCGAACAGGCGTGGCGCGCGCGAGCTAAGAACCCCGTGCCCTCCATCATCCTCAACGAGCGCGAGGACAACGGCATGACGATGGAAGAAGCCAAGGTCTATGTGGATGCAGTCGCGCAGGCGCGCAGCAACCCGAACGGCGCGGTGATGTTCATCCCGTTCAAGATCGACGCCAGCTTCGAAGAGCACTCGGGGGAATCGTTCCTGGAGACAGCCCGCAACGCGATCCGACTGGACGTGGCCGCACACATGAACCTCACCGCGCAAAGCGTCGAAGCCTCCAAAGTGCAATCAACGCTCACCTACGAGACCGCGCAGCAGGCCGAGGCGCAGACAGCCGACCGCATGGCGTTCTGGTCTGAGCCCATCGAGGCGCGTCTCTCGCTCGATGACGTGGTGGCGAGCAAGCACCGCGTCAGGTTCGACTTCACCGACTCCCGCAAATCAACCACTGGCACATACACGGAGGACTAACCCACCATGCGCATTACTTTCGAAGCCTCGACGCTTACCGCGTCGGCAGAAGACCGGCTGATTACTGGCCTCCTCATCCCCTACGGAGAACAGGGCAACTCGAACCTTGGCAAGTTCAGTGTTCCCCAGGGCGCGTTCACGCTCCCGACCGATCCGGCACAGATGACTGTCAACGTCGAGCACGAGCGCGAAGCCGTGTTTGGCCACGGCGCACGCCTCACCGAGACGCCCGAGGGCGTCATGTTTGCCGCCTACGCCGCCAAGACCCCCGAGGGCGACGCCGCCCTGCGTGACTCACAGCCCGGCCCGAACGGCGAACCCGCGAAGCTCGGTTTCTTCTCCGCAGAGGTCGCAAGCGTCAAGATCGCGGGCGGCTTGGCTAAGTCCGGGCGACTGTTCGGTGCGGCACTCGTGGAAAGGCCGGCCTTTCCATCTGCCACGCTCCTCGCGTCCTACGACGAGGACGAAGAGAACGGCACCACCGAGACCGTGCTCGAAACCGAGGACAACGACACCGGCACGGGCTCCGAGCCCACCGAGACCGTCGAGAAGTACACCGACGAGTTCGTAGACGAAGACGGCAACGAGTCTTCGCGCGAAACGACGATTACCACCGTCGAAGACGGCAACACCACCACCATCACCACCGAGACCGTCATCGTCGAGCCCGACGCCGACACCACCGAAGAGGAAGAGGAATCTATCGTGTCCACCCTTACCGCGAGCGCACGCCGTGGCGCGACCCGCCCCGCAGCCGTCACCAGCTCCAGCCGCGAGGCATCGCCCCAGGAGAACCTTCAAACGCTGTTCGCCGCCATGAGCCAGGTGAAGCAGGGTCTGGCCTCGCAGGACACCCTCCTGGCCGCGCTCAAGCAGATCAAGACCGACGGCGCGCTCGGCGTTGGCGCGGGCGGCGGCAAGAACAAGGGGCTCCCCGACCACTGGATGGGGCAGCTCTGGGATGGGCGCGAGTATGACCGCAAGTTCATCAACCTGTGCAGCCTCGGCACCGACGTGCAGGCCGTGCGCAAGCGCGGCTACAAGGCCCACCGTGGCACCGCCACCGCGCCCGTCGATCGGTACGACGGCAATTGGGCGGGCAACCTCGCGGAAATCAACAGCGCCGAGGCGTTCATCACTGAGCAGTCGAGCACGCTCCACCGCTTCGCCCTCGCGAACACCATCGCCCGCGAGTTCTTCGACCTCCCCGGCGGCGAGGAATACCTCGAAGCGTTCTTCAAGCTCATCGTTGAGGACTACGCGATGTGGAGCGATTACAAGGCGCTCTCCATCAT
Encoded here:
- a CDS encoding helix-turn-helix domain-containing protein, translating into MNANISQFPARNADELSAAQMVADNLAAELARRRISGRQASAAMGLSVPYVARRISGETPLDVNDLFAFSALLGVSPAVLLGTENPHQSPDGGVSVGPAGIEPTTSTV
- a CDS encoding helix-turn-helix domain-containing protein — its product is MALQIHVERTAAANARAQAARQKLSGREIARRLDFSPVYVSRRLSGEVEFSESDLHSFASVLGVTAATLLGETPE
- a CDS encoding helix-turn-helix domain-containing protein; this translates as MSLESTALVWAHSKADGAALLAILCIADHDGDGGSWPSMETIAHRARVTRDTARKLVRKLEAMGEIVTDTNGGGGLRTASHMRTNRYEITIECPPTCDHSARHRERPEPVDNTPQPNGGVPSARRGAPQPHGGANHPLTTHLGNSELDLGDLGGDDRVSKSESEGQADYGSWHPGAQVAEAMRQAAVEADRQPVKRPDYSKPAGKIATTPPAPTVPRFDPATIPARPELVSAEQQKLNVKAEQFACPDGFGTGKGSRHWCPPTDAACVRCGADVADILNLESLEPQP
- a CDS encoding phage portal protein, which translates into the protein MGILDLLRPGTAARSRSTRPTGGGVLFRSSFATQHPNELVWNDYFGQLSPHGSARPYSRLDALRVPAIAASRNRIIEHLAGRPLVDYTPEGRAEQQPAWLTRTDNALAMSPYQRTVAMLDDHIFNGVSAFAVNRDAGGQITEALHIPFDRWHQDEYGVVFFDGKEVPEDQVIVIPAAHPGLLVAGRDLIEGGLALEQAWRARAKNPVPSIILNEREDNGMTMEEAKVYVDAVAQARSNPNGAVMFIPFKIDASFEEHSGESFLETARNAIRLDVAAHMNLTAQSVEASKVQSTLTYETAQQAEAQTADRMAFWSEPIEARLSLDDVVASKHRVRFDFTDSRKSTTGTYTED